Within Rattus rattus isolate New Zealand chromosome 12, Rrattus_CSIRO_v1, whole genome shotgun sequence, the genomic segment gtgtgtttgtgtgtgaccaTTTTGCTTTCTAAAGTGTAAATAAAATTGTCTTGGTTTTACTCCCTGTGTAAGAACGCGTGGCTGATTGTGGGTGTCTCCTCTGTTTTCCACCCACTTGAGCACTGTGCCCTAGGGAGGCTATTTATGTACAGGGGCTGATCTGGGAGGGGCTGGATTCTCTCTGCCGTACACGCCGCACTGGAGCCTTTGCTGGGTTCCTTCTTTTTATAAACCAATGAGTAGTGGCCATGCAGGGTTTGCCTCCCTTCTTCACTGCCACTCTGCGTCCACCCTTATTCAGCAGACATCAcggattttcatttcatttctttttttttttttttttttttttttttttttccggagctggggaccgaacccagggccttgcgcttcctaggcaagcgctctaccactgagctaaatccccaacccctcatttctttttataagttaATCTGATGGTGAATTTGGGGCCACACCTcacacattttctgtctccagtgtTAAAGGGGTAGAAAGTAATTTCCATACTCAGTcttgcatgtgcatacacatacatggttCATTCTGCTTGCTGTACAGTGCAGTGAGTAATCACTGATGTTTCAAATACATTGACTTTCCATTTGGAGCCTGGACCACAGTTAACTCCTTTGGAAAATTCTAGATACATAAATGCTGGCTCGGCACAGCTTAGGGGGCAGGGTGTCGGTCTTTAGAGAGAAGGGTTATGAAGAAACCCATGCTAAGAGAATTCAGATAAAACatcttgaaatgtttttaaaatgcacttaAAGTCACCAAAGAGCCACTATTCAGTCACTGGTGACTGTGgatgcttcctgagttctttgcagTCTTGGGTGGGTGTGGATGCTTTTCTGAGTTCTGCAAATTGGACTAAGTGTTATGGTATGGAAGCCCTGTGCTTACCCACAGTTGATTTCTGGTGGAGTAGTTTTCACGTTTGAAGATGGGGACTGGGAGGATAGCATGAGGACCTAATGGGGGAGCAGCACCCATGACTATTTTAAACGggatgtggtggcatgtgcctgcaATCTGAagcggggaggcagagacaggaggtctCTGGagttggctggccagcctagccaaatAGGCTACCTTTAGCTTCAGTGAGATACCCTGCCTTAAAATGGTGGAGAGCAATTAAGGAAGATACCCCACACATGTGCACGATACATGCAACATTCTCTAACATacgagcacacatacacagtgagctCTGTCCACAATCTGCTCACAAACACACCACAGTATTTGATTAGCCATCTATCTGACTGACCTATTGAGTTAATAGGTAGGAATATTGTCTTAAAAGTCGCTGGTTTATAAAAGTATCTTGCAGTAAGACATTATCTACAGCATTCTTCTTGGCACAGCGGGCGGACCATGAAAAGAGAAAGCTTGTCTTGCATGGTGTTGCTATTTGAAGTATGGTATTCAGTAGCATGGAATCGCTCTGTACTTGTgcaataaaaaacagaaatctaggttgtttccagtttctggctattatgaatggtgGAGGATACTCAGAGGGGTTCCTAtgtgctcagaggagaagagaaggggagagggagggaaggattgtggctGGACTGGGGCAGTGATCTgagatgtgaagtgaataaataaaaaaaatataaatcaccTCTATGAGCAAGAAGCCacaaagatattttctggcctttTAATGAACAGATTTCACCAACACTATTTTTCTCTtgatttaattgaaaaatattttctaaacattaaagatgcatatatttgtatataactattatacttacatataatgTTTAATCTGCactatgttttctctctctctctctctctctctctctgtgtgtgtgtgtgtgtgtgtgtgtgtgtgttttagtttgttttggtctttctttttctatttttctagttTAAGTAaaagtacactgaagctgtcttcagacactccagaagagggcatcagatctcattacagattattgtgagccactatatgattgctgggacttgaactcaggagctctggaagggcaatcagtgctcttaaccactgagccatctctccagcccctggtttgtttgtttgagacagggtctctctgtgaagccatagttgtcctggaactcactctgtaaaccaggttggccttgaactcagagatccacctgcctctgcctcctgagcactgggattaaaggtgtgggccagcATCACCTGGCTACTTCTTGTTATATCTCTTTATTTAGAGTCTTAGACACCAACTGACCCTGAAACCAAACATgtgaaaactgcaaagcttcggCAAGGCAACAAACAATGTCCTTAGAataaaactgcaaccaacagattgggaaaagatctttaacaatcctatgtctgatagaggactaatatccaatatatacaaagaactcaagaagttagactgcagagaacaaataaccctatcaaaaaaatggggtacagagctaaacaaagaattctcagctgaggaatatttcCATATGGctaagtgcctaaagaaatgttcaacatccttagtcatcagggaaatgcaaatcaaaacaaccctgagattccacctcacaccagtcagaatggctaagatcaaaaactcaggcgacagcagatgctggcgaggatgtggagaaagaggaacactcctccattgttggtgggattgaagactggtacaaccattctggaaatcagtctggaggttcctcagaaaattgaacattgcactatctgaggacccagctatacctcttctgggcatatacccaaaagatgctccaacatacaacacatgctccactatgttcatagcatccctatttgtaatagccagaagctggaaagaacccagatgcccttcaacagaggaatggatacagacaatgtggtacatctacacaatggagtactactcaactatcaaaaacaatgacttcatgaaattcataggcaaatggatggaactagaaaatatcctgagtgaggtaacccaatcacaaaaaaaaaacaaaaaacaaacaaacaaacaaacaaaaaccaacctggtatgcactcactaataagtgtatattagcctgAAAGCTcgatttacccaagatacaatccaaagagcacatgaagcccaagaagaagaatgaggaaagtgcagatgcttcattccttcttaatgggggaacaaaaatattcataggagaggatatggagacaaagtttggagcagagactgaaggaatggccactcagagcctgccacacctggggatacagcccatatacatacagcaacCAAAACAAGATAATATCTatctatgaagccaagaagtgcatgctgacaagagcctgatatagatgtctcctgagaggctctgccagagacaaatacagaggcgaatgctagcagcaaaccactgaactgagaatggggtccctgttggaggaattagagaaaggtttaaaggaactgaaggggcttacaaccccataaaaacaacatcaaccaactggagcttccagggactaaaccactacccaaagactacacatggacagacccatggctccagctgcataagtagcagaggatggccttgttgaccaccaatgggaggagaagcccttggtcctgccaaggttgaactccCCACGCCCcatgcaggggaatgttgggggaggggggaagggcaAGAGttggagggtggttggggagggggaaatcccttatagaaggggagggggatgggataggggtttatggccaggaaatagggaaaggggataacatttgaaatataaataaaaagtatctaattaaaaaaaacggGGGGGGGGAGCCTATGAAAAGCTATGGGTAAAGTCTAGTTGCAGCAAAAGGACCTAGCATATTAGAGGGGCCAATATCAAGGGATgcccaccaagaacagcagcagcagtggagtggatcaacctgagcatagagtgctacagaggacagagccggaaaagtgacccaagccctttggaggagcccagaagatcatgtgtggattccagacattggaacaagaagttgTAAAGtttaagttgccttggagacccaaggTGTTGGAGAGGCCAGAGGCATAGGAAAGATGTTAAAAAGGAGTGGAACCATTACAGAGAAAGAATTGGGTTTCAGTCAAGAATggtgaaaggagttggagatctgaagacagctttgacaagagacatggagatgcagagattGGAGTTTGCCAAGTTGAGTTGGATTgtggtcttgctttggttcactatttcctcactgtgacattttggaatagagataggtagataagatagatagatagatagatagatagatagatagatagatagatagatagaggtagagATATATCACCTGTGACATTGGAGgaatgtgatctgcttttttattttgattttatacagCACTACAGTTAAGTCGTTGGATGAACATCAAACCTTGATTTTTGAGAGTGCTATAGACTGTGGGGACTTTTGGAGTTGGACTAAATTTTAAGCATtttgctatggctaggtatggcccccagaGAATCATGTGTTTAACCAAGGGGCCAGggatggaatgtggtggtttgaatatgcttggctcaaggagtgatactattaggaggtatggtcttgtgcAATagctgtgaccttgttggagggagtgtatCATGGTCAGTGTAGGATTTGAGGCCCTCCTTTCAGCTGCCTAAAATCAGTttgttcttggcttcctttggacgcagatgtagcactctcagctaGTCCAGCATCATGCCACCCTAGACGCTGACTTGGCTCCTTCCTTGATTGTAATGGaacaaaactctgaaactgtaagtcatcccctattaattgttgttctttataagattttttagtcatggtgtctcttcacagcaatggaaaccctaaccaagacaagaggtttagtccgttattaTCATTGTAGAAAGCATAGAATTCCAGCAGTGATgttgctggggaaggagctgagacttctacaacTTCATTTCCTGGAATTGGAAACGGTGTGCCCAACTAGACATACCTTGAGCACCCCCATAGTGGCATACTGCCTCTAACAACCCCACATGCTGTCTGAAGAGTATAACTTCCGATAGGACAATGATTCAAACATATGAGTGGCTGATCCTATTACAATGATCACATGATACTCACAGCCTGCATAGGCTTGTAGAAGTACTTTTATGAAGAAATGCATTCATTCAAACTTCTAAACGCCTCTTATGTTACAACGCCTCCATCCTCATTAAAAGTCCTTACACCTTGAGAATCATACAATCTCATAAGAATTATCCCTGTTGAATCAAAATCAAAGAGCAGACCACATACTTCCAGCATATAATGACATAGGATATACATCACTATTCAAATATGAAAAGGGGGTCATTTTAGAGAAAcactgaaccaaagcaagactgaaaaccagcaggGAAACCAACATACCCTGCATATCCATGTGTGCTGTCAAAGCGCTATTCAGATCTCCACCTCCTCAGAGGGCAGTACACTTCACGCGGGGTCAGGTTGAGCTGCCTGTTTTAAGCTTGCCTTGGCAGATACACCAAGGCTCTGCAGTGTCTAATGACTTAGTGTCCCCAGAGCAGTTCATGCTTTATCATCACAGCTTTACACTACAGCTTTTCTAGGCCTCCGGGCACTGACACCGCTGCCTTACATCTGACCTCAGTGGGTTTCTTACGGCACAGAGGGAGATTCTATAACCCCTAtcttctattcttgattctaaatcCAGATCCAAAACTCTGAAGCTGCCAGGCTCTGCTGCATGCTGGGGCGGGAACCATGGCCTACTTGGGcaattacatcttcaccagctttcgaCTTACCATGGTTTCCTTCACAGTCTAAGTTTTCCTATCCTGGAattgaccaggctgaccttgtaGCCAGAGCTCAGCTTGCTTCTGTCTGCAAAGTGATAGGATTTTCTTGTTCAAGACTCTCTAGACTCACAGAACTAATAAAATGCTGTAGGCATTAAGAGAACTTACTGATATGATTTACAGCCTGGAGTTGACCTAACTCAACAATCAGCATATGTCTGAGGGAATATCAAGAATTTAGTTGTTGCTCAGTCCCAGGAAGTTAGGTGTTTCAGACGGTCTTGTGGATAAgatggaatcctgaagaagtcgGATCCAAGAGATGGAATTGTCAGGACAAgtaagtaaagaagaaagaatggctCCTTTTCCCAGGGGAATTATGTGGTCCTGCATTGGATGGTAGAATCTGGATCAAAGCGGTATGCAATGACACAATTGGAAACAAGTTGTTCTTAGAATTTATCCATTCCCAGTCTAATCTGACTGCCTTGAAGGCAGTGATCTCTTTACCTCTGTGCTCTGGGATGAAAAGTGTGAATCTTTCATGGTCCTAAGACTTTCATGGCCATCATGCCTCATGGCCATGATCATAGCCTGTGTCTTTCAGCTTCAAGATCTGGAACACAAGTGTGTCCTCCAAATTTGCAATGTCATTCcattcattccagatacagtcactTTGACAActgagaatagccatcacaggAATAAAAGCCAGAACTACCATACTTGAACCTAAAGAGCTCATTAATTCTTTTCATGAACTGGAAGTGTAGCTGGGTAGGGTCTACCTAGAAGTCATTACAACTTTTATTCTACTtattaatctgtttatctccttaaACATAGGACTTTTCCCACATTCCCCTGCTTCTTGTCCCATTCCTCCTCAATCTCTCAATGAGTAGTGGCAAACATACAACACAGTCTAGAGTCCACTGTTGTAAGATTTCCTCTGATAATGCAGTTAATGTATTTAGCCTCAGGCAATTCTCACAACAggaccaaaaacaaacacattcctCGTCAAACTATTACATGAATGATGTCTAGGCAACACACTCATATTCTACTCCCCAGAAGACACTTGGGTTAGGCCCTACAATTCATATCACTCTCAGCAGCACAGTCTTCTATGGTCCATTAAGcagcttttaaaatatgctaattCTTTCCTAATACAATGTCCCAAAGTCCAAGGGCCTCCAAAAGAATCAAGGCTGGACCCATCACAACAATACCTAGTCCCCGGTAGCAATTTGTATCTAAAGAAGGCTTTCTACATCTGTGAGCAGATACTATGGCTAAGGCGACTgtgataaaggaaaacacttcactggggttggcttacagctATTCCATTCTCACCATTGTGGAAATCAAGGTACAATACAGAGACACGTTACTGAAGAAGGAGccgagagatctacatcttgatccccAGGCACCAGAAAGGCGCTGTGTGCAGCATGTGTCATAGTTTAAGCATGGGAGAGCTCAAAGCCTGCTCTGCCCCTGGGTGACACACTTTTGCCAACAGAGCCACATATTCTCCAGAAAGACCACTGCTTCGAATAGTACCAGTTCTGTGGGCCAAGCATGCAAATATGAGTCTGTGGAGGCCTTCCCTACTCCCACCACCTCAATTCCTGTTCAAGACATTCATTTATGTTGTCCCTCGGTTTCCTTCCCATTAAAGTCAAAGCAGGAGCAATGACTTCCATCATATCTTCAAGATGAGTGGTTTCTAACCTCCATATCTGGAAACTTTTCATGAAATTCCTCAGGTTTTTGTAAGCCCCAACCATGAAATTGCTGTCCTTGAGACTTCATAAAAGTTTTGTTCCTAATATTAAAAATCAGAAGGCACATATCTGATATTTTTCATAGCCTTAGGTGACTCCCGTGTTAGCTTCAGTAACTCCAAAGGCATCACAGCCAAAAATGAACAATCTCTCCTCTAACCACAGTCAATGGTTGCACTTTTCAGTGAGTATGACATGTGCAGGTAATGGagaatttccttcttttgtggCCTTCATATAGACTTATAGCAGGAAACGTGTCCCTGACAAGAGGCTGGTTTTTCATCTCTAAAGATTGGGGAAAGGTATATTTtcccaactcagagatctggacGAGAAGTAGAACTTGCGACTTCAAGTGATTAAGCTAAACTCCTCAGAAGGATGCCTAGGAATTTGAGATATTCCTTATTGCTAGATGTAATCGAGTTGAAGTCAATCACAATATCAACTTGACTGACAATCATATCACCTCCGGTCAGGattgattttcaaaataaacaataactGGTTCCTTATTAAATCTAAAGTGATGTAACTGTTCCCAGGTGGAATGGCAAATGCACTACGTATATAAAACCAGGCCACAATTAGACCTACCATGATATAAcaatccctcttcctcctgtaaATGAGTTACAAATTTATAATTGTAGCAAAGACACATTCTTTGGGTATCCAACACTTACATTTTTCATATTCTCTCAATGGGTATTGTATACATCACCCATAGACAACTGAATTTCCTATCCGTTTTCCTTGTATTCCGAAGAATTTGAGTCTGAGAACAATGGACCCTAGTTCTACAGCAAGAGAGAATGAGTCGCTGAGCTGATGTCTGGGAAGTAGAGGTTCCCCTTGAGGAGCAGGAGCCAAAGTGTTGAGAGTCTGATAAACAGAGGGAACATTAAAGGTGCCAGACCCCATAAAAAGGAACCTCCAACATTAAGTACCACATCCTTTGCCTCTCTACACTTATGGCCTCCACTGAAGTGACAAAATAAAACGTAAGACAGTTATGCCATAGAAATTTATTTAATGTCCTATTTTCCTCTAAGGACATACAGAAATTGAGTATCCATAGAGTGCTTATGAGTTTGAGggttttagagaagaaaaaagtctCCACATGTCCTCACTAAGGACGTggactgctggggttggggatttagctcagtggtagagtgcttgcctagcaaccgcaaggccctgggttcggtccccagctctgaaagaaccaaaaaaaaaaaaaaaaaaaaaaaaaaaaaaaaaaaaaaagtctccacaTGTCCTCACTAAGGTCTTGGGCTGCCATCACAAGTAGAACACGGCAGCTGAAGGTTGGTGTCtccaggaacagaggcaggaaaaacAGGCGGAACTGACAATGGATAGGTGTCCTTCCAGGCATACCATCTGCAATCTAGTGAATTCTGACTGTACATCATCAGTGATGGCTTCCATGGAGCTGTCCAGATGGTATAGATGCGGCAGAAGCCCATGGCTGTTGAACTGGAGATGGCATCACCATTGGAGGTTGAGGGTACATGGACACCATGGGGTTACCAGACCAATCATACAGAGCacctgagagaagaaaaacaaaaagagagacctTGAAAATGTCAACCTCACTCTCCCTGACTCACTGTAAGTAATTGCCTGGCCTCTGGGTCAGAATCACCTGTGAATAAGGTCCAAATACCATTGCCTTTGGGTGACAGAGAAAGGTACCCACACAGAGCAGGGTGCTGTGTGAAGCAAAGGACTATGGTTAAAGGACTTCCCTCAACTGTGTGCTCTGCCCTATGTCCAGCTGATGTTACTCTCTGGGACCTGAATAGTCCTCTCTACACAGGAGACTCACCTGGGATGTGGTCTCTCTGGGATCTGTAACCCAAGATCCTGTACAGTTCCGATGCATAAGGAGAAAACAAGGGTTCAGACCTTGGCCTCTCAGTACAAAGAATTCTGTGCAGGTCCATCATGGATAATATCAGTTGAAGGCAGCTATTCCAGCTCTTCCACACACCCCAAGTATTGAGGCGCATGGAAAGGGACTTGGCCTTCTTTTTGATATTGGCTTGGTGCCCCATTTCATATTCAACCACTTCCCACTCTTGTAGGAAGATCCAGATTTCATGCTCAATCCACTGGCTCTCAAAAGAACCTGCTAGGGACAAAGGGAGGTGATGAGTATATCATaggtcacacacatgtacatgccacCTTCTCTCAGAAAGTCTGGCTGCACATTGATTAGCCAGAAATGGTTTCATTCAGTTATGGAGTGTTTATGGATGCTGTCTTGCTAGACTTGTTACAGCATGTACTCAACTCTTAAATGGATGAAGTACACTCACTGGGAAAGCATAGGTGTCTCCCAGATTGAGGGAAGACAGCTCAGAATTCAACCATATCCACAGCATTAGTGCTGCCAGGGAATGTTGTACCTGCCTAGACTCATGAGCACCTGCACTACAGAACGACACTCAGAACCTTTATCCCCTCTGTGAGAAGGGAAGATGTCAGATAACCTGAGTGCCTGTCTAACCTTGCCACAGATAACCAAATATGGTCTCTTACATCTACTTGCTATCACAGAACAAGAAACATAACAAAAGAGTTTAGGATTAagagtgaactgataccatcccacagttccctgtacccaaatcccgtggtaaagagagctgaacacccaggagtgcagacatcctgagagctcaggacagactgccacctctgcacacctgggcccacatccctggtccaaggggaaactgcacagtgcctctggacacagggatataggaacagagagCCGCAGGACCCATGGTTCTGTTCtgcgcccaggactgaactgaaccagccaaacagctccctgcacccaaatcccatgggggagagagctagaccctcagaagtatagatactcctgagaagtcaaaggagactaccctctgcccacagtccaaacccaagagggaatcacctagtgacaactgtgccccctgggtgcaaggacctaggagcaattaggggcaggaccctttgtttcctgcccacacctagagctgaaagacagtctccagcaGCACcatacacacctgaaatcagagcacctgttctcaggaaaggctgaaagaaaacaggaaaacagtgctacaggagtgctgacacagaggcctacagcagggtcaagtcactcccagaaacagcaagacaagcaaacactagaggcaacccaatggctagaggcaagcacaggaacctaagcaacagaaaccaagactacttggcatcatcagagcccagttctcccaccaaagaaaatactggatatccaaacacatcagaaaagcaagagttagattgaaaatcacatttttttataatgatggaggactttaagaaagacataaagaattcccttaaagaaatgcaggaaaacacaggtaaataagtagaagcccttagagaggcaacacaaaaaaatccctgaaagaattacaggaaaatacaaccaacaggtgaacgaattgaaaatggaaatagaaacaataaagaaagcacaaaaggagacaaccctgtatatagaaaacctaaggaagagacaaggagccatagatacaaacatcaccaacagaatacaagagagagaagagagaatctcaagggcagaagatatcatagaaaaccatccacacaactgtcaaagataatgtaaaccaCAAAAAGCtgctagcccaaaacatccaggaaatcaggacacaatgagaagatcaaacctaagaatagtaggtatagaagagagtgaagactcccaactgaaaggaccagtaaatatattcaacattaTATGGAAACAATAtggaaaaaaacttccctaacctaaagaaagagatgcccacaaacatacaagaagcctacagaactccaaatagattggacctgaagagaaattcctcctgtcacatagtagttaagacaccaaatgcacaaaacaaagaaagaatattaaaagcagtgagggaaaaaggtcaagtgacatataaaggcagacctataagaattacaccagacttctcaccagagactgtgaaagccagaagatcctggaagatgtcatacagaccctaacagaacacaaatgccagcccaagttactgtatccagcaaaactctcaattaacatagatggaggaaccaagatattccatgacaaaacaaaatttacataatatctttctacaaatccagccctacaaatgacaatagatggaaaactccaacatacagagagaaactacaccgtacagaaagcaagaatataatttccttgcaatgaaatcaaaagagagacaaacaaac encodes:
- the LOC116913204 gene encoding LOW QUALITY PROTEIN: uncharacterized protein LOC116913204 (The sequence of the model RefSeq protein was modified relative to this genomic sequence to represent the inferred CDS: inserted 1 base in 1 codon); the protein is MDPYFLIHSCCPFSGSYERPWIEHEIWIFLQEWEVVEYEMGHEGKIQKKVKALCGRLYKRGLRKTWNSCFQLMISMRDLHRTLCNEHPGTEPLFSPYAWALYKILGHRPQENQVSGSFESQWIEHEIWIFLQEWEVVEYEMGHQANIKKKAKSLSMRLNTWGVWKSWNSCLQLILSMMDLHRILCTERPRSEPLFSPYASELYRILGYRSQRDHIPGALYDWSGNPMVSMYPQPPMVMPSPVQQPWASAASIPSGQLHGXPSLMMYSQNSLDCRWYAWKDTYPLSVPPVFPASVPGDTNLQLPCSTCDGSPRP